The following proteins are co-located in the Pyricularia oryzae 70-15 chromosome 1, whole genome shotgun sequence genome:
- a CDS encoding maltose permease MAL31 yields the protein MTNPRAIEIEYTQVPSGTGEDGSLEGKALVDSAAHDAAHQHDLTIRQAIKYYRWAIFWCLAVSMTVIMEGYDAILLGNFWAYPTFQRKYGVWVGVSETTRSGYQLTPAWQAALGNGAGIGSFFGAIADGYLVQRFGPRNTILGALIVMVFCVFAPFFAQNVETLLAGQILCGLPWGVFASSSPAYASELLPMKLRVYFTSWTNMCFIIGQFLASGVLRACLVRDDEWGYRIPFALQWFWPAWLIPLLYFAPESPWHLVRRGRLEEAERSLERLQDADAPLSTKETLAYIVCTNNLEQKMSVGTGYLDCLRGFELRRTEIAAVSFGGQVLCGTALAYNATYFYEQIGLPASRIYTLNVAGYGLALAGAFCSWLFLLPHVGRRTIYLWGSGVMCFLLYLIAVLTSWKSHQAVAESQAYLTMVWKFVFQLSAGQLGWAIPAEIGSTRLRQKTVVLARNAYYLIHVVANILQPYFMNPTAWNVGARTGFLWGSTALLFFAWAFWRLPETKDRTYEELDVLFANRTPARKFRSTKVDVFGQDAHELKASHKDLD from the exons ATGACAAACCCTCGTGCTATCGAGATAGAATACACGCAAGTGCCCAGCGGGACTGGAGAGGATGGGTCTCTCGAAGGAAAGGCGCTCGTAGACAGCGCGGCACACGATGCGGCTCACCAACATGACCTAACAATCCGGCAGGCCATCAAATACTACCGCTGGGCCATTTTCTGGTGCCTAGCAGTCAG CATGACCGTCATCATGGAAGGGTACGATGCCATTTTGCTGGGGAATTTCTGGGCATATCCAACATTCCAGAGAAAGTACGGCGTCTGGGTTGGCGTCAGCGAAACCACGCGCTCGGGCTACCAGCTCACGCCGGCTTGGCAGGCCGCGCTGGGTAACGGGGCCGGGATAGGGTCTTTCTTTGGAGCGATTGCGGATGGGTATCTCGTCCAGCGCTTCGGTCCACGAAACACAATCTTGGGCGCGCTCATTGTGATGGTCTTTTGCGTCTTTGCCCCGTTTTTTGCCCAGAACGTCGAGACTCTCCTTGCTGGGCAGATTTTG TGCGGTCTTCCTTGGGGCGTCTTTGCCAGCTCGTCCCCAGCATATGCCAGCGAACTACTTCCCATGAAGCTCCGCGTCTACTTTACCAGCTGGACCAACATGTGCTTCATCATCGGCCAGTTCCTCGCCTCGGGGGTCCTGCGAGCCTGTCTCGTCCGCGACGACGAGTGGGGCTACCGCATCCCCTTTGCCCTGCAGTGGTTCTGGCCCGCGTGGCTCATCCCACTGCTGTATTTCGCCCCCGAGTCCCCCTGGCACCTCGTCCGGAGGGGCAGGCTTGAAGAAGCCGAGCGCTCGCTGGAGCGGCTTCAAGATGCCGACGCCCCGCTGTCCACCAAGGAGACGCTGGCGTACATTGTCTGCACCAACAACCTCGAGCAAAAGATGTCGGTCGGGACGGGCTACCTGGACTGCCTTCGCGGCTTTGAGCTCCGGCGCACCGAGATCGCCGCCGTCAGCTTTGGGGGACAGGTCCTCTGCGGGACGGCGCTGGCTTACAACGCCACCTACTTTTACGAGCAGATCGGCCTCCCGGCCTCGCGCATCTATACCCTCAACGTCGCCGGCTACGGCCTCGCACTCGCCGGCGCCTTTTGCTCGTGGCTCTTCCTGCTCCCGCACGTCGGCCGGCGCACAATCTACCTCTGGGGCTCGGGGGTCATGTGCTTCCTGCTGTACCTGATCGCGGTGCTGACCTCGTGGAAGTCGCACCAGGCCGTcgccgagagccaggccTACCTGACCATGGTGTGGAAGTTTGTCTTTCAGCTGTCGGCCGGCCAGCTGGGCTGGGCCATCCCTGCCGAGATTGGCAGCACGCGCCTGAGGCAAAAGACGGTGGTGCTGGCGAGGAACGCCTACTACCTGATCCACGTCGTGGCCAACATCCTGCAGCCCTACTTTATGAACCCCACGGCCTGGAACGTGGGGGCCCGCACCGGCTTCCTCTGGGGCAGCACCGCCTTGTTGTTTTTCGCCTGGGCGTTTTGGAGACTTCCCGAAACCAAGGACAGAACGTACGAGGAGCTGGATGTTCTGTTTGCCAATCGCACGCCGGCAAGAAAGTTCAGATCGACAAAGGTTGATGTCTTTGGTCAGGATGCGCACGAGCTCAAGGCCAGTCACAAAGATTTAGATTAG